In Endozoicomonas sp. GU-1, one DNA window encodes the following:
- the yacG gene encoding DNA gyrase inhibitor YacG, whose translation MTKTVKCPQCGKAVKWVPESKYRPFCSERCKLIDFGAWAKEEHTIPGDPAFDDLMSQELDEVPTRH comes from the coding sequence ATGACCAAAACCGTTAAATGCCCACAGTGCGGAAAAGCCGTGAAGTGGGTTCCCGAAAGCAAGTACCGTCCCTTTTGCTCAGAACGCTGCAAGCTGATTGACTTTGGTGCCTGGGCAAAAGAAGAACATACCATTCCGGGTGATCCGGCCTTTGATGACCTGATGTCCCAAGAGCTTGATGAGGTGCCCACCCGGCATTAA
- a CDS encoding outer membrane protein assembly factor BamD, which translates to MTILTAKLPRLLPPFLTRSILMVFATVLLAGCASTENKEQLPEALSEPELYQLSSKALEDGRYSEAIKSLRTLESRYPFGAFAEQAQLDIIYAYFKNAEPEASRAAADRFIRLHPQHPDADYAYYIKGLASNTASMGLLERYLPMDLTRRDPGQARVSFNEFSELLSRYPESKYVPDARQRMVALRNRLAEYEIHAANYYLKRKAYVAAVNRGRYVVENMQQTPAVPEALAIMVEGYQHLELPEPAGEALEVLRLNYPNHPALDKNGNFVGYKVFEDVDPSIWSTLTFGLIGRSKPKIQDAPPPQPPVVN; encoded by the coding sequence ATGACCATCTTGACTGCAAAATTGCCCAGGCTACTGCCCCCGTTTCTCACCAGATCCATTTTGATGGTGTTTGCCACTGTTCTTCTGGCGGGTTGTGCATCCACCGAAAATAAAGAGCAACTCCCGGAAGCCCTGTCTGAGCCCGAGCTTTACCAACTGTCCAGCAAGGCACTTGAGGACGGTCGCTATTCCGAAGCCATTAAATCTCTGAGAACCCTGGAGTCCCGCTATCCTTTTGGTGCATTTGCTGAACAGGCACAACTGGATATCATTTACGCCTATTTCAAAAATGCCGAGCCGGAGGCCTCCAGAGCTGCCGCTGACCGTTTTATCCGCCTGCACCCGCAGCACCCTGACGCAGACTACGCCTATTACATCAAAGGGCTGGCGTCCAACACTGCGTCCATGGGCCTGCTGGAGCGATACCTGCCAATGGATCTGACCCGCCGTGATCCTGGCCAGGCGCGGGTATCTTTTAACGAGTTTTCTGAATTGCTGAGCCGTTACCCTGAGAGTAAATACGTGCCGGATGCCCGCCAGCGCATGGTTGCCCTCCGTAACCGGCTGGCTGAGTACGAAATTCATGCCGCTAACTATTATCTGAAACGTAAGGCCTATGTCGCTGCGGTCAACCGTGGGCGCTATGTTGTCGAGAATATGCAACAGACACCCGCCGTTCCCGAAGCCCTGGCCATTATGGTCGAAGGCTATCAACATCTGGAACTGCCAGAACCCGCCGGTGAGGCCCTGGAGGTGTTAAGGCTGAACTACCCGAACCACCCGGCGCTGGACAAGAATGGCAATTTTGTAGGTTACAAGGTGTTTGAAGACGTGGATCCATCCATCTGGAGCACGCTAACCTTCGGCCTGATTGGCCGCTCCAAACCCAAAATTCAGGACGCACCTCCGCCACAGCCACCTGTGGTGAATTGA
- the rluD gene encoding 23S rRNA pseudouridine(1911/1915/1917) synthase RluD translates to MGEVTKHVIKESVTVPDDQGGRRFDQIAAACFPEFSRARLQEWIREGFLVVDGDARKPKEKLYGGEQLSLSVEVQPEGQWAAENIPLDVVYQDNHIMVINKPAGLVVHPAAGNYTGTLLNALLYHYPDNAALPRAGIVHRLDKDTTGLMVVARSLAAHTDLVAQLQDRTVHREYEAVVRGVMTGGGVVDAPIGRHPQNRLKMAVVRGGKPSVTHYRVVKRYKAHTHIRLNLQTGRTHQIRVHMSHQHFPLVGDDLYGGGLKLPKSCPAALEAVLRAFRRQALHARQLGLIHPATGEYMEWEVPLTDDFQMLLDSLAANEPLSD, encoded by the coding sequence ATGGGCGAAGTTACTAAACATGTCATCAAAGAGAGTGTCACGGTGCCTGATGATCAGGGTGGTCGTCGATTTGATCAGATAGCGGCGGCCTGTTTTCCGGAGTTTTCCAGGGCCCGGCTTCAGGAGTGGATTCGTGAGGGCTTTCTGGTGGTGGATGGCGATGCCCGAAAACCAAAAGAGAAGCTCTATGGCGGGGAACAGTTATCTCTGTCCGTTGAGGTTCAGCCTGAAGGGCAATGGGCCGCGGAAAATATCCCGTTGGACGTTGTTTATCAGGATAACCATATCATGGTGATCAATAAGCCTGCAGGTCTGGTGGTGCATCCCGCTGCGGGAAACTATACCGGGACGCTGCTCAACGCCCTGTTGTACCACTATCCGGATAATGCAGCGTTGCCCCGGGCTGGTATTGTGCACCGGCTGGATAAGGATACCACCGGCCTGATGGTGGTTGCCCGTTCCCTGGCAGCGCACACCGACCTTGTTGCACAGCTGCAGGATCGTACGGTTCATCGTGAATATGAGGCGGTTGTGCGAGGGGTAATGACGGGAGGGGGTGTGGTTGATGCGCCGATCGGCCGACACCCGCAAAACCGCTTGAAGATGGCCGTTGTGCGCGGTGGCAAACCGTCGGTTACCCATTACCGGGTAGTGAAACGTTATAAGGCGCACACCCATATCCGGCTTAACCTGCAAACGGGCAGAACTCATCAGATCCGTGTGCATATGAGTCACCAGCACTTCCCCCTGGTGGGTGATGACCTTTACGGTGGGGGGCTGAAGTTGCCCAAGTCATGTCCGGCTGCGTTGGAAGCCGTTCTGAGAGCCTTCAGACGACAGGCCCTTCATGCCCGTCAGCTTGGTCTGATACATCCGGCCACGGGAGAGTATATGGAATGGGAGGTGCCCCTGACCGATGATTTCCAGATGTTATTGGACAGTCTGGCTGCCAATGAGCCGCTCTCAGATTAA
- the pgeF gene encoding peptidoglycan editing factor PgeF, with the protein MWVSSERYLWADWPAPEGVKALVTTRKGGLSDAGFSSFNLGLYCGDDQDTVRANRQRLEQDLDLTTSPLWLRQVHGVAVADANADHQETKADASVARQPGAACAVLTADCLPVLFCNLKGTVVAAAHAGWKGLVAGVLEATVHSMAVPPQTVMAWLGPAIGQHNFEVGPEVREQFLAADTGCSEVFIPGRGDRWFADLYLLARRRLNGLGINKVYGGEFCSYDQSDLFYSYRRDGNASGRMASLIWRVPSLG; encoded by the coding sequence ATGTGGGTGAGCAGTGAGCGCTACCTGTGGGCCGACTGGCCTGCGCCGGAGGGTGTTAAAGCGTTGGTGACTACCCGAAAGGGTGGGCTGAGTGACGCTGGTTTTTCCAGCTTCAACCTCGGGCTCTACTGTGGTGATGACCAGGACACGGTTCGGGCAAACCGGCAGCGACTGGAGCAGGACCTTGATCTGACCACATCCCCGCTGTGGTTAAGACAGGTGCATGGTGTTGCCGTTGCCGATGCCAATGCTGATCACCAGGAAACGAAAGCAGACGCTTCGGTTGCCCGCCAACCGGGCGCAGCCTGTGCTGTGCTGACGGCAGACTGTTTACCGGTTCTGTTCTGTAACCTGAAAGGAACGGTGGTCGCGGCAGCTCATGCTGGCTGGAAAGGGTTAGTGGCCGGGGTTCTTGAAGCGACGGTTCATTCCATGGCAGTGCCACCCCAAACCGTTATGGCTTGGCTGGGGCCTGCCATCGGTCAGCATAATTTTGAGGTTGGACCGGAAGTCAGGGAGCAGTTTCTGGCGGCAGATACTGGCTGCTCGGAAGTATTTATTCCCGGCCGTGGTGATCGCTGGTTTGCCGATCTTTATTTGCTGGCGCGCAGGCGGCTGAACGGACTCGGCATTAACAAGGTGTACGGTGGTGAGTTCTGTAGTTATGACCAGTCTGATCTTTTCTATTCTTACCGTCGCGATGGAAATGCGTCGGGAAGGATGGCCTCCCTGATCTGGAGGGTGCCATCTCTGGGCTGA